AGGCGCCCCTGTCGCGCCCTTGGCGAAGGCGGATCGGTAGCTTGTGCAGCCGCCTGCGGTGCCGTCCGAGTCGGCCAGCAGGGTCATCACGCTGCTCGGGTCGGCGCAGGTCTCGGCATCTGCCTGGCGGACCAGCAGCGCCTCGAGCGGGGTCGTGGTCGCGGGCATGGTGGGTGTTTCCTTGTTCATGAGGGTGCTCCTGGGTGTGCGGATGGGATGGAACTGGGGTGAGGCAGGTCAGCCGCCCAGCGTGATCAGGGCTGCGATCGCCGGGCCGAAGGCACCGCCCAGCTGGTAGCAGAGGTTGAACAGGCCGATCGCTGTGGGGCGCTGAGCGGTCGGCGCGGCCTGGGTGGCGTATACCGCGAGCGTGGCCTGGCCCGCGCTGGTCGTGAAGACGGCCAGCGTCGCGACCAGCAGGAGCAGCGGCGCCCAGGGGGTCAGCACGGCGGTGAGCGGGGCCAGTGCTCCGGCCGTGAGCAGGATCGTCAGGACGCGCGGGCGGCCCAGCCGGGCCGAGGCCGCGGCCAGCACCATGGAGAGCACGGAGCCCGTGAGGAGGGCGGCGAGTTGGCCGGTGCCGATCGTGGAGGTCGACCAGTCGGTACGGTCGTGCAGCAGCTGCGGGATGGTGAAGAGCAGCGTGAAGTACGAGGTCGCGAGGGTGCAGGCGAGCAGGGCGGAGAGGGCGAAGGCCCGGGTGCGCAGCAGCGGTGCGGGGACGAAGCCGGTGGGGTTGGACCGGATGTGCAGGGCCAGTAGCGCGGCCGTCATCAGCGCGGCGGCCGCCGCCGGGAGCGGGTAGCGCGGGACGAGTACCAGGGCTGTCGCCGTCAGGACCAGCAGGGCGGCGCCCCGGCCGTCGAAGGGGGTGGTCTGCTGGGGTGCGGACAGGTCGGCGCGGCGCATGACGGCCGGCAGGGCCAGGAGGGCGACCGCTCCGACGGCGAGGGACATCCGCCAGGAGGCCGTGCCCGCGATCGCGGAGCCGAGCAGCGGTCCGACCGCGCCCAGCGTCCCGAAGCCTGCCGTGATCACTCCCATTCGGCGGACCGAACCGGCCAGGCTCATCGCCGCGGTGACCAGGCCCGCGCCGCCCACCGCCTGGGCCGCCCGGCCTGCCATGGCCAGCGGCAGCCAGGGTGCCGCGGCGACGACCGCGGTGCCGGTCACGATCAGGGTCGCGCTCAGCCGGAGCGTGTTGCCCAGGCCGCGGCGGCGCAGCAGGCCCGCCATCAGGGGGGTGCCGACGGCCATGGCCCAGGCGAAGACCGTCACGAGCCAGGTCGCCGTGGCCGTTCGGATGCCGAGCGAGCCGGCCATGTCGGGCAGGATCAGGACCGGGCTGTTGGCGCTCGCGGCGACCGGGGCGGCCAGCAACGCCAGCCAGGCGGAAGGGACTTGGCGCGCCGGTGTGGCGGGCGCGGTGGCGGGGGCCGGCGTCTGCGCGGCGCGGCGGGGGTCGGGGCGGGCAAGCAGGGACATGGCGGGCTCCGGACGGTGCGGGGGTCGGCGTGGAGGGCTCAGGGACGTCAGGAAGGCGGTTCAGGCAGGCCAAGCAGCTCACGCGGCTCAGGCGGCTCAGGCGGCTCAGACCGTGGTGACGGCCTCGTGGCAGGCGGGCCGTAGCGGGCGCGGGAACCAGGTGTCCGCTGCGGGGTGGCCGATGTTCACGACCATCACAGGCGTGTGGTCGTCGTCGAGGAGCTCCTTGTGCACACCCGGGAAGCCGAAGCCGGTCATCGGCCCCGCGGCCGGCCCTGCCGCCCGCCCGCCGGGGATGAAGTGCGCCGCCTGGAGTGTCGCGTTGAGCAGCGCGGACTCCTCGCGGACCGGGCGGCCGGCGAGGAGCCCATGCGGCGCAGGACCGTCAGGTGGGCCTCGCCGCGGAAGTCGACGGCGTAGCGCGGGGGCGCGCTCGACGATGGTGGTCTGGAAGCCATGGCGATGCAGCCAGTAGGCGGGCGCGGGGCCGGCGACGGAAGCGCCGGAGATCAGTGCCTTGAGGTTCGTCATGCCTCAGACCTTCTACGGGACCGCTCACCGCGGGCTCACCGTGCGCTCACCGCGCTCGCTTGCACGCCCGCCCGCTTGCACACCCGCTCGCCCGCTTGCTCGCTTGCTCGCCGCGGAGGAATGGCCGCGCTCACCGGTGCGCGGCCACGGCCTCAAGGACGGACTCCAGGGCCTTCTCGGACAACCCCAGCATGCGCAGCACCTCCGGGGCGTGCGCCCCGACCGTGTCAGCGGCCTCGGCGGCCTGCCGGTAGTGCTTGCGTGCCTGCGTGTGGTGGCTGCGGGCTTCGGCGACGCGGCCGAGGCCGATGAGCGTGCGCACCCGGGGCCCCAGACTTTTGATCCAGTGCGGATCGATCCGCTCCAGCGCCTCGCTGTAGAGCCGTTCCGCCTCTGCCAGGTCGCCCTTCTCGAGGGCGATGTCGCCGAGCCCGCGCAGTGCAGCCGCCAGGTAGGTGGAGCTGCCGGCGCGGCGGGCGAGCGCGGCAGCGCCCGCATAGGCGTCACGGGCCCCCGCCGCGTCGTCCCCGGCGAGGTGATCGCCCCGGTTGACCAGCAGGTCGGCGCTGTCCTCCAGAGCGCCGAGCCGTTCGGTGAGCACCAGGGCCTCGTCGGTCAGCGCGACCGCCCGCGTCCGGTCGCCGCGCGCGCCGGCCAGGCCGGCCAGCGTGTCCAGGGCCAGTGCGGCGCCCCAGCGGTCACCGAGCGAACGGAATCCCTCCAGGGCCTGGCCGAAGGCGTCCTCGGCCGCCGCGGGATCCCGCTGGCCGAGGTGCCCGAATCCCGACACGTAGTGGGCGGCGGCCCGCGCCCACGGCTCGGGACAGTCGCGCTGGGACGAGACGAGCGCGAATGCACCCTGCGGGTCAGGTCCGTCTGCGTTCCGCATCATCCACAGCAGCAGGACGATCGGGTAGCGGCCCGACCGGTCGCCGGGCCACGCGGCCACCAGCGCCTTGCCGGCCGTCGCACGGTGCCGCTGCCACACCTGCCCCCCGGCATCGCCCGCTGCCGACGCCGCGCCGGCGAGCAGCACGCACGTCGCGTACTCCTCGCCGAGCCCGTCGGGGACCGCCTCGCCCACCGATGCGAGCAGTGCGATCGCCAGGGGCGCGACCGACGCGGACGCGCCGCGGATCCACAGGTAGTTGAACGCCGCGGCGAGCAACTCGAAGGCCCTTTCCACTGCCGGCTCCTCGACCGCCCAGCGCAGCGCCGCCAGGAGGTCACCGTGCTCGGCGGCGACCACGGGCAGCCACTCCAGCTGCTCGGCCCGCCGCAGATGCGGGTCGGCCGTCCGCACGAGTTCCAGCAGGCGCTGGGCGTGGGCGCGCTGCACGGACTCGCGTTCGCCCGCCGCGTCGAGGCGTTCGGCACCGTAGGCGCGGATCGTCTCCAGCATCCGGTAGCGGCCGCCCGCGGCCTCCAGCAGCGACTTGTCGGCCAGCGCCTCCAGCGTCTCACCGTCGGTGCCGCACACCCGAAGCGCGGACTGGGCCGTCGCGCCCCCGACGAAGACCGTGAACCGCCGCGCGGCCCGCTGCTCGGGCTCGGACAGCAGGTCCCAGCTCCACGCGACCACCGAGCGCAGCGTGCGGTGCCGCTCGTCCGCCGCGCGGTTGCTGCGGGCGCCGACGGCGAGCAGGTCGTCCAGCCGCCCCGCCAGGTCGTCGATGTCCAGGGTGCGCGACCGCGCCGCGGCGAGCTCGATGGCCAGCGGCAGGTCATCAAGCGCCGCGCAGATCCGCCGCACGATCTCGGGGTCGGCGGTGAAGCCGCGCCGCACGGCACCGGCCCGCTCCGTGAACAGCCGTACAGCCGCGTCCTCGTCGAGCGGCCGCACGGAGAAGAGGTACTCGCCGATGATGCCGAGCGGCTCCCGGCTCGTCGCCAGCACACGCAGCCGCGGGCAGGCCGCCAACAGCCGCGCCGCCAGCCCGGCGACCTCGTCGGCAAGGTGCTCGCAGTTGTCCAGGACGAGCAGCAGCACCTGGTCGGACAGCGCCGCGATCAGACGATCGACCGGCGCCTTCGCTCCGCCGTCCATCTGAAGCCCGTTCTCCCGCAGGCCGAGCGCGCCCAGCAGGGCATGCGGCAGGCCGGCGCCGTCGCGCAGCGGTGCCAGCTCCACAAAGCACACCTGGCCCGCAACGCCCCCGACACCCGCGACCTCGACCGACAGCCGGGTCTTGCCGACGCCGCCCGGCCCGAGGAGGGTGACCAGCCGAGCCACCCGCAACGCCTCGGCGACTTCCGTCACCTCCTCGGCGCGCCCCACGAAACTCGTCAGCTGGGCGGGCGGCGCGGCGGGCGACGCCGTCGGATCGATGCTCAGCAGCTCCCTGTGCAACGCCGTCAGTTCGGCCGAGGGATCGGCGCCCAGCTCGTCGGCCAGGTGACGCCGGGTCTCCTCGAACACCACCAGCGCCTCGGCCTGCCCGCCCTCGGCGAACAGCGCCCGCATCAGCAGCCCCGCCAGCCGTTCCCGGAGCGGATGGCGGCCGACCAACTCGCGCAACTCAGGTACGACCGCCGTGTGTTCGCCGAGCCGCAGCCCCGCTTCGATGCGGTCTTCGAGTGCCCCGAGCCGACGCTCTTCCAGCCGCACGGCGGCGGCCTGGGCGGTCTCGCTCTCGGGCAGGTCGGCCAGCGCCGGTCCCCGCCACAACTCCAGCGCCTCACACAGCAGCACGACCGCCCGTTTGGCGTCGCCGTCGACGAGCGCCGCACGCCCCTCCCCCGCCAAACGCTCGAACCGGCAGGTGTCCACATCGTCCGGATCGACCACGATCCGATACCCCGCCCCGGCCCGTTCGATCGCGGCCCCGGCGCCCAGTGCGCTACGGAGCCTGGACACCTGGGACTGCAGCGAATGGGCCGAAAGCGCCCCGGTGGGGTCGATCTCGTCAGCCAGCCGGTCCGTCGAGACGACATCTCCGGGGCGCACCAACAGCAGGGCCAGCAACGCCCGTCGGGCCGGTCCGCCCAACGCGACGTCGCCGCCGTCGCCGTGCCATGCTCGAGTCTCGCCGAGGATTGCGAACTGCATGCCGGCGATTATTCATCGGCGTGAAGATCATGGTGCGATCGGGCCGAGGAAGGTCCCGCCCGAGACGTCGACGGTCTGACCGGTCACCCAGCGGCCCTGTGGGCCGGCCAGGAATGCGACGACGTCCGCGATGTCCTCCGGCTCGCCCAACCGCCCCAGCGCGGTGATCGACTCCAGCCCGGCCACCACCTCGGGGATGGAGGTGTAGCCCGCGGTCATGTCGGTCCGCACGGCACCCGGCGCGACCGTGTTCACCGTGATGCCGCGGCGGCCGAGCTCGTTGGCCAGCGACGGTGCCATCGACTCCAGCGCCGCTTTGCTGATCGTGTAGCCGATCTGGGTGGAGACCGCGAACCGGCTGGCCGTGGAGCCCATGTTGATGATGCGTCCACCGTCGTTCAGCAGTGCCATCGCGCGCTGGACCACGAAGAACGGGGTGGCGACGTTGATCTCCATCAGCCTGCCGAACTCCTCCTCGGTGACCTGCGAGATCGGGTTGCCCGAGCTGATGCCCGCGTTGTTGACCAGAATGTCCAGCCCGGCCCCTGCCAGCCCCACGGTCAGCTCGTCGAACAGCTGGTCCACCGCGCCGTTCTCGCCGAACCGGGCCCGGATCGCGAACGCCCGGCCGCCCGCTTCCTCGATCCGCCCCACGACCTCCTGGGCCGCCTGGTCGTTGCCGCCGTAGTGGACGGCGACCAGCGCGCCCTCGGCCGCCAGCCGCAGCGCGACCGCCCGGCCGATTCCCCGCGAACCGCCGGTCACCAGTGCCGTCCTGCCGGTCAGAAGGTTCATTGCCGCTCCCTGTCGGATGGCCGGTCCGCAGCGGATCCGGCGATGACCCAACAGTCGCGGCGAGGGCTCACCAGGAGCTCACCGCGGGCTCACCGGGGTACATACCCCTCGAAGCCTTGACGCCGGATCAGCAGCTGTTGCGCGTGCTCCTGGAGGACGACCAGGCGGCCTTCGAGCAGGCCCTGGCGCATCGTCTTGTCCAGCACCGGCAGAGCGCGTCCCCCGATGCGGCGCCCCGCAGCCTGCTGCCGCACAAGACGATCGCCCTGGCCGCTTTGGCCGTCCAGGTGCACGGCTGGGACGTGCGCGTCCGATCCGGCTACCTGCCGCAGGCCTTGCTAGTGCTGTGACCGCATAGGTTCGCCGGGTCGGCGGTCGTGGCGGTTGCATGTGCGGTGACATCCGATCCGACCGCTGGAGGCGCGGTGGCCGAGCCCGTCCGTGTACGCAGACTGACCGACCACGAGGGGCAGAAGCTGCAGCAGATCGTGCGCCGGGGCGGCACGAGTTCGGTGCGCTACCGGCGGGCGATGATGCTGCTGGCCTCCGCTGGAGGAAAACGGGTGCCGGTGATCGCACAGCTGGTGCAGGCCGACGAGGACACCGTCCGGGATGTGATCCACGCGTTCACCGAGAAGGGCCTGGCCTGCCTGGACCCTCGGTGGGCGGGAGGCCGTCCCCGCCAACTCAAGTCTGACGAAGAGGACTTCGTCGTCCAGACGGCCACCACCCGCCCGGTCAAGCTCGGCCAGCCTCTTACTCGCTGGTCACTGCGCAAGCTCGTCGCCTACCTGCGCAAAGTCCACGGCCGGGTGATTCGCATCGGCCGTGAGGCATTACGGTGCCTGCTCGCCCGCCGAGGCGTCACCTCCCAGCGCACCAAGACCTGGAAGGAGTCCCCGGACCCCGAAAGGGAGACGAAGCTGGACCGTATCGAGCACGTCCTGGACCGCTTCCCGGACCGGGTATTCGCCTTCGATGAGTTCGGCCCACTCGGAATCCGGCCCATCGGCGGCAGCTGCTGGGCCGAACAGACCCGGCCCGACCGGCTGCCGGCCACCTACCATCGCACCCACGGCGTCCGGTACTTCCATGGCTGCTACTCGGTGGGCGATGACCGTCTGTGGGGCGTGAACCGCCGCAAGAAGGGTGCCGGGAACACGCTGGCCGCGCTGAAATCGATCCGCGCCGCCCGGCCCGACGGCGCACCGATCTACGTGATCCTGGACAACCTGTCCGCCCACAAGGGCGCCGACATCCGCCGCTGGGCAAAGAAGCACAAGGTCGAGCTGTGCTTCACCCCGACCTACGCCTCCTGGGCGAACCCGATCGAGGCGCACTTCGGACCACTGCGGCAGTTCACCATCGCCAACTCCCACCACCCCAACCACACCGTCCAGACCAGGACCCTGCACTCCTACCTCCGCTGGCGCAACGCCAATGCCCGCCACTCCGACGTCCTGGCCGCCGAACGCAAGGAACGCGCCCGAATCCGCAGCGAGAAAGGCACCCGATGGGGCGGACGCCCCCTCACAACCGCAGCCTGATCCAACCCGGCGAACCTACGCGGTCACAGCACTAGATCGCTGCCGTTGCGGCTCCGTAGGGCGACACGGCCGTCGGCCCACCGGCCGGCCAGGGCGCGGTAACCGTCCCACTTCTGTTATGCGCTGTTGAGCTGTCCACGGACTATCGTCCAGCGTCATGTCGATCACCGGTTGGCGAGCACGGGAGTTCAGCTCCCTGTTGGCCGATCTCGGTGAAGGGTTGGATGATCTGGGGGTGCCCGAGGGGCAGCCGTTCCTGATCAGTCCGGCGGGCGTGTACGACGTGGCGCTGAACCGGTATTTCTCGGTGTGGCTGGCGTCTTCGCCGTGGAACACCCAGGCCGCCCATGCCCGGGACCTGCGCACGTACTTCGACTTCCTGTGGTTCGCGCGAGGCAGGCGGGACTGGCGTGATGCGCCCATGGACGACCGGCGGGCGGCGTTCGAGTGGTGGGGCGGTCACCTACGACTGCAATGTCTGCCGGCAGCCCTACGAGCGCCCCGACCTGGCCGCCTGCGCCACGCACGACGCGGTAGGACGGCATCATCGCGTCGAAGGCGCCCTTGAACTGCTGAATCGACCCACAAAGCCCTGACCGCACCACACGGGCCTCGACCCGGAATCCTGCGGACAGG
Above is a genomic segment from Streptomyces sp. R21 containing:
- a CDS encoding IS630 family transposase produces the protein MAEPVRVRRLTDHEGQKLQQIVRRGGTSSVRYRRAMMLLASAGGKRVPVIAQLVQADEDTVRDVIHAFTEKGLACLDPRWAGGRPRQLKSDEEDFVVQTATTRPVKLGQPLTRWSLRKLVAYLRKVHGRVIRIGREALRCLLARRGVTSQRTKTWKESPDPERETKLDRIEHVLDRFPDRVFAFDEFGPLGIRPIGGSCWAEQTRPDRLPATYHRTHGVRYFHGCYSVGDDRLWGVNRRKKGAGNTLAALKSIRAARPDGAPIYVILDNLSAHKGADIRRWAKKHKVELCFTPTYASWANPIEAHFGPLRQFTIANSHHPNHTVQTRTLHSYLRWRNANARHSDVLAAERKERARIRSEKGTRWGGRPLTTAA
- a CDS encoding MFS transporter, producing the protein MSLLARPDPRRAAQTPAPATAPATPARQVPSAWLALLAAPVAASANSPVLILPDMAGSLGIRTATATWLVTVFAWAMAVGTPLMAGLLRRRGLGNTLRLSATLIVTGTAVVAAAPWLPLAMAGRAAQAVGGAGLVTAAMSLAGSVRRMGVITAGFGTLGAVGPLLGSAIAGTASWRMSLAVGAVALLALPAVMRRADLSAPQQTTPFDGRGAALLVLTATALVLVPRYPLPAAAAALMTAALLALHIRSNPTGFVPAPLLRTRAFALSALLACTLATSYFTLLFTIPQLLHDRTDWSTSTIGTGQLAALLTGSVLSMVLAAASARLGRPRVLTILLTAGALAPLTAVLTPWAPLLLLVATLAVFTTSAGQATLAVYATQAAPTAQRPTAIGLFNLCYQLGGAFGPAIAALITLGG
- a CDS encoding SDR family oxidoreductase — translated: MNLLTGRTALVTGGSRGIGRAVALRLAAEGALVAVHYGGNDQAAQEVVGRIEEAGGRAFAIRARFGENGAVDQLFDELTVGLAGAGLDILVNNAGISSGNPISQVTEEEFGRLMEINVATPFFVVQRAMALLNDGGRIINMGSTASRFAVSTQIGYTISKAALESMAPSLANELGRRGITVNTVAPGAVRTDMTAGYTSIPEVVAGLESITALGRLGEPEDIADVVAFLAGPQGRWVTGQTVDVSGGTFLGPIAP
- a CDS encoding immunity 49 family protein — translated: MPSCRSEGSLPLPVGWPVRSGSGDDPTVAARAHQELTAGSPGYIPLEALTPDQQLLRVLLEDDQAAFEQALAHRLVQHRQSASPDAAPRSLLPHKTIALAALAVQVHGWDVRVRSGYLPQALLVL
- a CDS encoding BTAD domain-containing putative transcriptional regulator produces the protein MQFAILGETRAWHGDGGDVALGGPARRALLALLLVRPGDVVSTDRLADEIDPTGALSAHSLQSQVSRLRSALGAGAAIERAGAGYRIVVDPDDVDTCRFERLAGEGRAALVDGDAKRAVVLLCEALELWRGPALADLPESETAQAAAVRLEERRLGALEDRIEAGLRLGEHTAVVPELRELVGRHPLRERLAGLLMRALFAEGGQAEALVVFEETRRHLADELGADPSAELTALHRELLSIDPTASPAAPPAQLTSFVGRAEEVTEVAEALRVARLVTLLGPGGVGKTRLSVEVAGVGGVAGQVCFVELAPLRDGAGLPHALLGALGLRENGLQMDGGAKAPVDRLIAALSDQVLLLVLDNCEHLADEVAGLAARLLAACPRLRVLATSREPLGIIGEYLFSVRPLDEDAAVRLFTERAGAVRRGFTADPEIVRRICAALDDLPLAIELAAARSRTLDIDDLAGRLDDLLAVGARSNRAADERHRTLRSVVAWSWDLLSEPEQRAARRFTVFVGGATAQSALRVCGTDGETLEALADKSLLEAAGGRYRMLETIRAYGAERLDAAGERESVQRAHAQRLLELVRTADPHLRRAEQLEWLPVVAAEHGDLLAALRWAVEEPAVERAFELLAAAFNYLWIRGASASVAPLAIALLASVGEAVPDGLGEEYATCVLLAGAASAAGDAGGQVWQRHRATAGKALVAAWPGDRSGRYPIVLLLWMMRNADGPDPQGAFALVSSQRDCPEPWARAAAHYVSGFGHLGQRDPAAAEDAFGQALEGFRSLGDRWGAALALDTLAGLAGARGDRTRAVALTDEALVLTERLGALEDSADLLVNRGDHLAGDDAAGARDAYAGAAALARRAGSSTYLAAALRGLGDIALEKGDLAEAERLYSEALERIDPHWIKSLGPRVRTLIGLGRVAEARSHHTQARKHYRQAAEAADTVGAHAPEVLRMLGLSEKALESVLEAVAAHR